ATGAAAGGGCGGCGGAGGGCTCGTGTTGTGGCTTATTCTGGACCTCAAGTGCGTGTTGTGTTGGATACGCTGGCAATATCAGTGGAGCTTGCTTAACTATGTCGGGTATTTTGAGCTATTATACACTGCTAAGTGTTTGGTCAGACATGGATATTGCTGCCAGACAATTGACCCAACCCCGCACCGTAACTGCACATTCGCAACTTCACGAAAGAAATTCTTCTTCTACAAGTACCCCCACCTTCAGTCTGAAGTTTATGATCGTGAAAATGTCTGATCTCGACGCGACAACACCTCGCGTTTTCATTGCTCGCCACGGTCAGTAAAGTTCCGTGACTTAACTTAATACTGAAAGCAGCCAGGAGAAACCGAATGGACCAAAAATGGTCGATACACCGGAACTACAGAGCTCGATCTCACCGCCGACGGTGTGCAACAAGTTACTGGCACAGCGCGCCAGCTTGTTGGGCCTGGAAAACTGATCGATCGAGTCCGGATTGCAAAAGTCTGGGTTAGTCCGCGCAGGCGGACACAGCAGAcattccagcttctcttcggCGCGACTGGCCTGGACGCCGAAAAGGTAGCGTTCACAGAGGATATAGCTGAGTGGGATTATGGCATTTATGAGGGCTTGCGATCCAGTGAAATCAAGTCCTTGAGGAGAGAAAAGGGTCTGGATGAAGGCAGGGATTGGAATATTTGGAGGGATG
Above is a window of Aspergillus puulaauensis MK2 DNA, chromosome 2, nearly complete sequence DNA encoding:
- a CDS encoding histidine phosphatase family protein (COG:G;~EggNog:ENOG410QEDA;~InterPro:IPR013078,IPR029033;~PFAM:PF00300), yielding MIVKMSDLDATTPRVFIARHGETEWTKNGRYTGTTELDLTADGVQQVTGTARQLVGPGKLIDRVRIAKVWVSPRRRTQQTFQLLFGATGLDAEKVAFTEDIAEWDYGIYEGLRSSEIKSLRREKGLDEGRDWNIWRDGCEGGESAEMVTERLDRLIQQIRIIQQSHMDGSTPADVVLVAHGLVLRAFVKRWLKYPLDTPLPMMLSPGSIGILSYRNRDIDEPGFLIGMVIP